One genomic region from Scomber scombrus chromosome 19, fScoSco1.1, whole genome shotgun sequence encodes:
- the mapre3a gene encoding microtubule-associated protein RP/EB family member 3a — MAVNVYSTSVSIDNLSRHDMLAWVNDSLHLTYTKIEQLCSGAAYCQFMDMLFPGCILLKKVKFQAKLEHESIHNFKVLQAAFKRMSVDKIIPVEKLVKGKFQDNFEFVQWFKKFFDANYDGKEYDPLLSRQGQDVAPAPNPGPQRTSPTVPKNMPTPQRVQHNTPALRKNPTLSRNGGSDAEIMELNQQLMELKLTVDGLEKERDFYFSKLRDIELICQEHESENAPILSRIIDILYATEDGFAPPEDEDLDEQAHLDQDEY, encoded by the exons ATGGCTGTGAATGTGTACTCGACATCTGTGTCCATTGACAACCTCAGCCGACATGACATGCTGGCATGGGTCAACGATTCTTTGCATCTCACCTACACCAAGATTGAACAGCTATGTTCAG GAGCGGCATATTGCCAGTTCATGGACATGTTGTTTCCGGGTTGCATCCTTCTGAAGAAGGTCAAATTTCAAGCCAAGCTGGAGCATGAATCTATACACAACTTCAAAGTTCTTCAAGCAGCTTTCAAAAGGATGAGTGTTGACAAG ATAATTCCTGTAGAAAAGCTTGTAAAAGGGAAGTTCCAGGACAACTTTGAATTCGTGCAGTGGTTCAAGAAGTTCTTCGACGCCAACTATGATGGGAAGGAGTATGACCCTTTACTATCCAGACAGGGGCAAGACGTGGCCCCTGCCCCCAACCCAG GACCACAGAGGACATCTCCAACAGTTCCCAAAAACATGCCAACACCACAGCGGGTCCAACACAACACTCCAGCCTTGAGGAAGAATCCAACTTTGTCTAGAAACGGGGGCAGTGACGCTGAGATCATGGAGCTAAATCAACAG TTGATGGAGTTGAAGTTGACCGTAGACGGActagagaaggagagagacttCTATTTCAGCAAACTAAGGGACATTGAGCTCATCTGCCAGGAACACGAGAGTGAAAACGCTCCAATCCTCAGCAGGATAATCGACATTCTCTACGCAACAGAG GATGGCTTTGCGcctccagaagatgaagaccTCGATGAACAAGCTCACCTGGACCAAGATGAATATTGA
- the dpysl5a gene encoding dihydropyrimidinase-related protein 5a, whose translation MRAIAMSSSSAMVRILIKGGKVVNDDCTQEADVYIENGIIQQVGKELMIPGGAKVIDASGKLVLPGGIDTSVHLEESFMNATTADDFYSGTKAALAGGTTMVIGHVLPEKNESLLEAYENCRSSADSKSCCDYALHMGVTWWGPKVRAEMEKLVREKGVNSFQMFMAYKDMYMLRDGELFQALQHCKDIGAIARVHAENGELVAEGAKEALDLGISGPEGIEISRPEELEAEATHRAITIANRAHCPIYLVSVSSMSAGDVVATAKMQGKVVHGETTTAHTVLNGMQYYHQDWCYAAAHVIVPPLRLDPSTPNFLMSLLGNDTLNVVGSDHRPFTIKQKAMGKDDFTKIPHGVPGIQDRMSVIWEKGVIGGKMDENRFVAVTSSNAAKIYNLYPRKGRIIPGADADVVVWDPEGSKTISVDNQFQGGDVNLYEGLRCHGVPLVTISRGRLVYENGMFTCAEGSGKFCPLRTFPDYLYKKMVQREKCQAVKAVEREPYTGDVVAVLNSGKRDFGVQDVDTPTRPCTRHGGLRDLQESSFSLSGAQIDDNIPKRSSARILAPPGGRSSGIW comes from the exons ATGAG AGCTATAGCCATGTCTTCCAGCTCAGCGATGGTGCGGATCCTGATTAAGGGCGGCAAGGTGGTGAACGACGACTGCACCCAGGAGGCAGATGTCTACATTGAGAATGGCATCATCCAGCAAGTGGGGAAGGAACTGATGATCCCAGGTGGGGCCAAAGTGATCGACGCCTCGGGTAAACTGGTTCTCCCCGGGGGCATCGACACCAGCGTCCACTTGGAGGAGAGCTTCATGAACGCCACCACGGCAGATGACTTCTACAGCGGCACCAAG GCTGCTTTAGCTGGTGGTACAACAATGGTGATTGGACACGTCCTGCCAGAGAAGAATGAGTCTTTGCTGGAAGCCTACGAGAATTGTCGCAGCTCAGCGGACTCCAAAAGCTGCTGTGACTATGCTCTGCACATGGGAGTTACTTGGTGGGGACCCAAG GTGCGGGCTGAGATGGAGAAGCTGGTGAGGGAGAAAGGAGTGAATTCCTTTCAGATGTTCATGGCCTATAAGGACATGTACATGCTGAGGGACGGTGAGCTCTTCCAGGCCCTGCAGCACTGTAAGGATATTGGCGCTATAGCGAGGGTCCACGCTGAGAATGGAGAACTGGTGGCAGAG GGTGCAAAGGAAGCACTGGACCTGGGTATCAGTGGCCCAGAGGGGATTGAAATCAGCAGGCCTGAAGAG TTGGAAGCAGAGGCGACTCACAGGGCAATAACCATCGCCAACAGG GCCCACTGCCCGATCTATCTTGTCAGTGTGTCCAGTATGTCTGCAGGAGATGTGGTGGCTACAGCTAAGATGCAGG GCAAGGTGGTTCATGGGGAAACCACCACGGCCCACACTGTGCTGAACGGTATGCAGTACTATCATCAGGACTGGTGCTATGCTGCTGCCCATGTTATCGTGCCTCCTCTCCGTCTGGACCCCAGTACACCTAATTTCCTAATGAGCTTACTGggaaa TGACACCCTGAATGTTGTGGGGTCCGACCACCGTCCTTTCACCATTAAACAGAAGGCAATGGGCAAGGATGATTTCACAAAGATCCCCCATGGGGTTCCTGGCATTCAGGACCGCATGAGCGTCATCTGGGAGAAAGGAGTG ATTGGAGGTAAAATGGATGAAAATCGCTTTGTAGCAGTCACAAGCTCGAATGCAGCCAAGATCTACAACCTCTACCCCAGGAAAGGCAGGATCATCCCGGGAGCAGATGCTGATGTGGTAGTCTGGGACCCCGAGGGATCCAA GACCATTTCTGTGGATAACCAGTTCCAGGGAGGAGATGTGAACCTGTATGAAGGTCTTCGTTGTCACGGTGTGCCCCTGGTCACCATCAGCCGCGGGCGTCTGGTCTATGAAAATGGCATGTTCACATGTGCTGAGGGCTCTGGAAAGTTTTGCCCACTGAGAACCTTCCCAGATTACCTCTACAAGAAGATGGTTCAGAGAGAAAAG TGCCAGGCGGTTAAAGCTGTGGAGCGAGAACCCTACACAGGTGATGTCGTCGCAGTGCTGAACTCAGGAAAGAGGGACTTTGGGGTTCAAGACGTGGACACACCGACACGCCCCTGCACCCGGCACGGAGGTTTGAGGGACCTGCAAGAATCCAGCTTCAGCCTGTCTG GTGCCCAGATCGATGACAACATTCCAAAGAGATCCTCGGCCAGGATCCTCGCTCCGCCCGGAGGAAGATCCAGCGGGATCTGGTAA